The following proteins come from a genomic window of Malus sylvestris chromosome 4, drMalSylv7.2, whole genome shotgun sequence:
- the LOC126618845 gene encoding AAA-ATPase At2g46620-like, whose translation MNAELKNKIRSDLENFRVWKWSFLLYDPSGTGKTSFVAAMARFLSYDGYDVDMSKVADDSDLKMLLLQTMPKSLIVMEDLDRFWTEKFTARSMLLEIGKNEERNSPSGIKFATLHERGSKLHLI comes from the coding sequence ATGAACGCTGAGCTGAAGAATAAAATTCGGTCCGATCTCGAAAATTTCCGCGTATGGAAGTGGAGCTTTTTGCTCTACGACCCCTCTGGCACCGGAAAAACCAGCTTCGTCGCCGCCATGGCGAGGTTCCTGAGCTACGACGGGTACGACGTCGACATGTCCAAAGTCGCCGACGACTCCGATCTGAAAATGCTTCTCCTCCAAACGATGCCGAAGTCGCTGATCGTGATGGAGGATCTGGACCGTTTCTGGACGGAGAAATTCACGGCTCGCAGTATGCTTCTTGAAATTGgaaaaaatgaggagagaaacTCACCATCTGGAATTAAGTTTGCAACGCTACACGAGCGAGGATCTAAGTTGCATTTGATTTGA